The window GTGCAATTTTTTGTTTCTTATGAGACAAAGAGTGAAGGGAAAAGAAGTAATGGTattactttacacacacacacacactcacagactgtaggtgattggctgcatgttcctgccctggctgctgctgctgctgctgtagttgTTGTTAAAGCTGCATTTGGATGGAACCTTCTGGGGATGGGGATGAATCAAATATTCATGATAGCAAAGAAAGGAAACATCAAACTCTACAAGGCCCACTtccggcacacacacaaacacgcacacagagaaaaacagagccAGAGAACAATAAGCTTGCATATATCACAGAGTGTAGTTCAGGATTACGTGCAGGACAGGTGAGCTCCTAAGTGATATCTTCAGGAAATGCaggatgttttttgtttaatatttttataaaatgCCTCCTTACATAATTCCTAAACTGCAATGATGCTGATACTAACCTGCAGTGCACGTCAGTCATGCTCTGGGTTTtatctgctgcttttgtttctgaaaaaataaataaaagctctCACTTTCTGCGAGTTACTGTTGAGAGCTTGCTCTCTGAAATATTAATGCTAAAGTTAGCTTCATAAAGCCAGCTCACAAAAACTGTGCAAATAGAAAGGCAGGCTGACTCACCGTGTTAATAAAGCGCCGGGTGTCAGGCGTTTGTCCGTCTGACCACAGGTCGAAGAAAcgctgtaaaaataaaacatcaactCAAAGATGAGGTGATATACTgccctttattttgttttaaaatgtatttctttatAAATAATGATCTTAATAATCACATTGTTTTCTACATTTCTGATCTATAAGTTGTTATGGATATGACCACAGTGACGCTGCAGCAGTGAATCCCTTGTTGagacgtgtttgtgtgtctgtggaacTGTTACACTGAAACACGTGGGACATTTGCTTCAGTGCTTTTGCAGACAGAGGTGACCACGGTTTATCGGGCAGATAAGTGTGATGATATGAGAATTAAATATATACATGCAGGTGCAGACAAAATGCTGAAcgatgtcagtctgtgtgtttgtgtgtgttggcatcCCATCTGGGAGCTTCACTGAcctaaagagagaaacaaagttGACAGCAGGTTTAAATGGCGGCCATTAAAGATTGATGTGGAGTTTAATGGTCCTGCTCTGACCAGCTGAACTCTGCAAACACTCCGTGGATAAGTTTGACTTTTTAACCTTCTAAAACTGTTAAAGCTCCTCAACCTTTGAAACATATGGGTGAGTCACCATGAGAATAAATAATATGCATAAATAATCTCAAACAGAAGGTGACTCATGCACGAAGGCTTTGGTCCTCTCTGAGAGGGAGTttagctgggtgtgtgtgtgtgtgtgtgtgtgtgtgtgtgtccatctgctACAACATCCCTGTGCTCTTGAGATATTGTCAAATATAATGTTCTGACAATCTGAAAACAGCTGCAGAAAGCAgcacactgactgcacagccagcacgcctccacctgctgctccaccttttcctgTTGAGGAGCTCCCTCTAGTGTTACATCACCAGAATGCAGacgagtgtgcgtgtgtgtctacATGGCTAAAACACTGAGTGTGGGTGTACCAGCAGGTaacagtgagtgtttgtgtgaacctgtgtgtgtgcgtgcgtgcgtgcgtgtgtgtgtgtgtgtgtgtgtgtgtgtgtgtgtgtgtgtgtgtgtgcgtgcgtgcgcgtgtgcgcgtgtgtgtgtcagtgcacatCAGAGAACAACAAGGCTCCCGCTCAGCTGACACCTGAAAGGAATAAAAAGTGACAAAGCAGCCTCACACGGTGACGcttctgtgagcagcagtcgTCACTGTGATGCTAGCATGGTGTTTATTTTAGTGCTCGTGTGCTTCACATGACGGCTGATGGCTTCACTGAACAactaacacaaagaaaacaatgagcctgtaaatacacacacacataaaagctcAAAAATTATTCCAAAAATCAGCTGATTACTtcataacacacaaacaacatgtttCCAGACGGACCTGATTGTTAATGAAAGTTATTGAAGTCTGCTGCTGATTCAACTAAGgtaacatgagctgttcagttcaaacatttatttaataaatcaTGTACAGTACAGGTGATAATTGTCGTGATTGTGATAAGTCGTAgcttgtttagccggcagagataagcatgttttatttatgtgacagcaatgacgtcattacAGCGACAGGAAATGATGGTGGGAGTGTCAAAGTGTTTACCTGATGACACTGAACTCCAGATGTAGCAGCAGGGAGTGAGTGGCTGAGTTCAGAAACAGCCTTCCTTCCACTATTTGTTAGCTTGTCCACCGTTTTTTGGATCCAAATGTGACTGCAGAGTGCCCCGTGGGCCAGGAGGGTCAGAGACGAGACGTTGCTCGGACATTCTCGGGTCCGATCTCAGATGTTTTCTaattgctgctgctctgtttatgTTCTCTGTCACAGCATGCTGTGGTAATGCAGCAAAATGTTTCCTTCTATatttgtgcttgttttattttaatggagGAGAACTGATCAACTCTGAACCCAGGATGGAGAGGTTCAGTGAAGGCTGTGTGCACAGTGTACAGGTGGGTCAGTGTGTCAGAGTGGACCTCAAAAAAGGACAGAACACCTGCCGGCTGGTCCACATACACCCCTATGACACTTTGTTTTAGAGGGAAATCCAGGATCCTGAAAGAGGAGTTGTTATAACAGTAGCCCCTGTCCTGAGTCCAGCACCAAGACTTTTCATTTCCTCCCAGAGAATATTCAGTGGAGCTGTCGTCCACCCTGCGTATGCTCTTATACGCCACTCCAACGTCAGCTGAATCAcactccacctcccagtaaTGGCGGCCGCTCAGAGCCTCCTTACACAGAACCTGGCTGGTACAAAACCTGTCTGGATgctcaggatatggctgaccaTCATTGACATAAGCTGCCATTTTGTTCTCATTGGTCAGCAAGACAGAAACACCTGCTGTGTTGGGGTCCAGAGTCAGATCACAGGCGTCTGCAAGCAGAAGAAACATCATGGTTCATTACAGACCTGAGGAAAATACAGCCCTCCTTTGTACGTGATTGAAATCAATCCCCTCGCTGTTCGGATTCAGCACAAATCTCTCCAGCTAGAGCCGGATACGGCTGTCACAGGCCGTCCACAACAAACACCATGTTGAACATCACAAGTGCACTTGGCACCGTTCTACATTTGACTCTGTAGACATGTTGTCTTTGGGCATCACTGGCAGGAGGTCACCAAGGGGTGAAGGGCGCTCAGCTTGGTGTCCTCTGGATCCCAGGTCTGTCTTTTACAGATGACACGGTCATGTTGCTTTCACTAAGTCAAGACCTGTAGCTGTCAGGAGGATCAGCACCTCCACATCTAAGGACGTGCTTCTCAGATGACAACTGACTCAGTATCCCATACTCCCCCTACAGAAAACCCTAAGGGAATCAGTCACATGCCTCCTCCAAATACTTTAAACATACAAGACTGGTTGGTGAACTCCCATGCCCCCTCTAGGATCCTGGTGGGATCAACTCTTCCACAGCCAGGACAGGATCCCTATTATTCCTCTTCAATCAGAGATTTAACTTTTGAAATAACTCCttctacaaactgtatttcaaacACCAAAACAGactctgctgctcttcatcttgtatctttgtgtctgtttatCATTTCTGTGTATGACTTATGAACTAAACTGTGCTACTAGCATGGCAGTCTTCTGCCTGGCTACTTCAGCTCCCCTGCAAACATACATGTCAGATCATTTCAGAAAAACTTACACTGTCTCAGGAGCTTCAGGTCAACCCAGCACTCTTCGTTTTGGTCCACACTGATGGGAAATAAAAAGGCAGCAGGTGACAACATGGTCACATGGTCCTGTAAATCAGCATCAGAGTCATTCCAAACATTTCCTTGTTCAAGCTTACTTTAGATGTTccagactgcagcctgaatcCTCCTGTATGTCAGTCagcagctggactccctgaTCTGTGAGATGGTTAAAGCTTAAGTCCAGCTCTCTGAGGCTGCAGTGGTCAGACCTTAGAGCCGAGGCCACAGAGGAACCTCCATCTGTTGTCACTTTACAGAAGGACAACCTGCAGAAATCACACAGCAGGAACCTTACAAGTGTGGAGGTACATGTTCACTTAGTGACCAGCCCAGGACCCATCAAGTGAGTCAGTCATCaggctcctcacagacacatgctGCTCTTTGTTAACTGACCTGAGGGTTCTCAGACCACAGTGTGGGCTCATCAGGGCACCACAGAGCGCCTTCACTCCTGAGTCCTGCAGCtcattgtagctcaggtccagttctgtcagaCGGGAAGGTTTGGAGCTGAGAGCTGAGGCCAGCGTCTCACAGCCTCTCTCAGTGAGTTTGTTGTGACTGAGTCTGAGGGAAATATCATTTCATTGATCCATATTAGCAACATGGAGAGCAAGCCAACAATCACCTCAACTCTGGGAGCTGTAACTAGAAAGCTCATCCTAGCTAAGGAACATGGCTACACTACAAGCTGCTAAACAGTGGAGTATTTACCTGAGTGTCTCCAGGGGGCAGTTTGAGCTCATCAGGCCCACTGAGAGGATTTCCATTTCTGAGTCTTTAAAATTGCTGTAACTCATCTCCAGCTGTCGTAGGTAAGACGAGCTGGACGAGATTGCCGTCACTATCTGCTGGCAGATCTCTGCAGTCTGAGGATTCCGGTTCAGTCTTTTGGAACAATGtgcataaaatgacaaaaagtaggtatacataaatacaataaGCCTCCCACTTCTACCATCATAAACCAAAAACACTGCAACAACTGACCTGAGCTGCTCCAGTTTAGAGCAGCCAAGCCCAACAGACAGCACAGTGAGCAACGAGCCCTGCAGGATGTTAGTACTCAGCTCCAGTTCTCTCAGATTCGTGACGAGGGATTTGAGAGCTGATGCCAACGATTTACTTCCACTGAACGAATAACCAGAGAGGCTGCAAAACACGTCACCAAACAACCATCAAACAGAAAATAAGCACAGGTTACGTGAGTACTAAGAAGTTTATACAAACCTGAGAGCTTCCAGTTTTACTCTGAGCATTCAGCAGTCCATCAGTCAAAAGCTTTGGACTTTCAGGGTAGAAAGTGCAGTCTGTCAGGTGGAGCTCAGTCAGCACAGAGTGTGGCGTCTGAAGAGCTGAGCGGATGGGTTCAGTAAGCCATGTATCGAGATCCACACCAGATATTCtgtagacattttaaaatgtacaatttaGAGTTATACATGTAAAGAGTTTTCAGAGGGACTCCAGCATATCTAAACATGTTTTAGAAGGGTTTCAACAGGAGAGCTGGACCATTCCAGTGAACATTGTTATTCAGAAAAAGATAAAATGTGACGTATCCAGATCTTTATTTGCTACCAACAATGATAAACTGATTTAATGAAATCCAGCTTAAATGACTGGACTCACCGCACtattctgcagttcctcacagctgggaGAAGTCTGAAAATACCTCTTGTTTGAAAGGTCTGAATTTCAATCAGGTTGAACTCATCGAGAGGAAGTTTGACATGAGAATCAGGTGGGCCAGAGCTGAGCACTGACACAGGGGTGAGCTGGTTTTCAGGATCATGGTTTGGTTTCAGATACTGCTGCACGTCTGATGCACAGAAGTGTCTTTGAGCTCAGTCAGACAGTGGACAAGGTTCAGACATCTCTCAGGCGAGCAGTCCAACAAATCTATATTTAACAAAACTGGTCTTAATCTTTCAACAACGGCTGAGTGTTCCTCCTTCTGCTCAATCAGGCCTTGAAGCAGATTCTGTGTGGATTGTAGAGACATGGCCGACCAGGAACCTAAGGAACATGTCcagttctctgtctttctctcacaGGAATTAGCTATTGATATTTCTATCAGCTCATCCAAAGGTAGAGCTTTCTGGCTCATTTTCTAGGATGGACTGGAGCTCTTCCTCAGGACCCCTTCAACAAGACTCCTTAAGGCTTGGAGAATCTATCTTTTTCCTGGCAAAGCTGTAGTACACAAGAGAGCCGCCAAGTACTCCTGAACGGTCAGATGCACAAGCAGTAAAGCTTCCTTTTGTACAGCACGCTTTCCTCTTTAAAAATGGCTGTACACAATCCAGAGTGCACGGCAGCCTTGTCTGTATCAATGGAATACTTCTTCAGATCCTCCACAgtaaagatgatttttttttctattagctGCTCAAAGGCCATCCTGCC of the Parambassis ranga chromosome 8, fParRan2.1, whole genome shotgun sequence genome contains:
- the LOC114439883 gene encoding ribonuclease inhibitor-like encodes the protein MLRVKLEALSLSGYSFSGSKSLASALKSLVTNLRELELSTNILQGSLLTVLSVGLGCSKLEQLRLNRNPQTAEICQQIVTAISSSSSYLRQLEMSYSNFKDSEMEILSVGLMSSNCPLETLRLSHNKLTERGCETLASALSSKPSRLTELDLSYNELQDSGVKALCGALMSPHCGLRTLRLSFCKVTTDGGSSVASALRSDHCSLRELDLSFNHLTDQGVQLLTDIQEDSGCSLEHLNVDQNEECWVDLKLLRQYACDLTLDPNTAGVSVLLTNENKMAAYVNDGQPYPEHPDRFCTSQVLCKEALSGRHYWEVECDSADVGVAYKSIRRVDDSSTEYSLGGNEKSWCWTQDRGYCYNNSSFRILDFPLKQSVIGVYVDQPAGVLSFFEVHSDTLTHLYTVHTAFTEPLHPGFRVDQFSSIKIKQAQI